The genomic region ACGGGGGAGGATGTCTTACTATTTTTGGCAAAAAACACGTTTAGTGGAGCGATCATTTTTGTTGTTTGTTGTTACCAGGGGATGCTGGTTCAGAGTGGTCCAGAGGAAGTTCCTCAGTTTACGACAAAAGCTGTTGTAAATAGCATAATTTATGTGACTGTTTTTAACTTGGGGACCACAACCTTATTTTATCTCAATCAATTGAGAAAGTTGGGAGTGTTTTAATTTGGAGATCTCCAAAAGAATAGAAAGAATTTCTTTTGATGATTTGTCATTTTCGTTTGGTTCTTCGCACAAACCTTTATTTATTGGGATGGATTTTGAGTTTCAAAAGGGCGAATCATATTGGATAAAGGGTGTTCCCGGAAGTGGAAAATCAACGCTTTTAAAATTGTTAGTTGGACTGGTTCAGGCAACTGCAGGCGATATGACGATAAATGGGGACGGTTTTCGACAGATGAGCTTTGAAGAATTTCTTCCCTACCGAAAGCAGATTGGGTACAGTTTTGACCTCGGAGGTCTCATCTCGAACTGCACTCTGTTCGATAACCTCATGTTGCCACTGACCTATCATCACTTTATGCCTCCCGAGGAGGCGAGATCATGGGTTCACCAATTGGCAGAAGAATTTGAAATATCTCCAGTATTACACTTGCGACCCAGTCGCGTTTCGGGAAGCAACAAGAAAGCAACAATAGTGGCTCGCTCTTTAGTGATGAAACCTAGAGTTTTGCTTCTGGACGATCCCACAACTGGAATATCGGGTTCAAGAGTATCAAAGTTGGCAGAAGTCATTCATGATGGCAGAATGAACGGCCAAATTGATTTTGTTATTTTTGTATCGGAAGACATGCCTTTTGTGAGGAAAATTGCAACTCGCACAATTGAGATTAAGGATCAACGAATTCATCAGACAGAAGCTGTGCAATCTGGATTCATTATTGTAGAAAAGAAGAGGGTCACGTGATCGTTAAACTCACTCGGTACGAAAGGATGGCTGGTCTTTTTCTGGTAGGGGCTATCGTCGGGTCCATTGCTGTAACGATTGGTGTTGCCGCAAAAAAAGGATGGTTCTCAAGAAAGATCTATTACGAAACAAATTTGGATAATGCTGAGGGGATACATCCTGGCACGATGGTTCAAGTATCAGGTCTGCGGGCCGGAGAGGTGAGTGAAGTCGAGCTCCTAAGTAACGAGCAGGTGATGGTGAAATTTAGGGTTCTTGAGAAGTTTTCAATGCGTGTGAGAGGAGACAGCCGGATTCAGGTGGTAAGGCCCTTTTTGATTGGAGAGAAGGTGTTGGATTTGTCAGTTGGATCAGATGAATCTCCGGAAATCCATGAGGGAGGGCGCGTGCCGTCCCGTCCTTCCGTCGACTTGATGGATCTGGTTTCAGGAAAGAGAATGAACGAATTTCTAGGGGGCATAAGTGGCTTTGTTGAAAGCTTTCGAATTCTGAGTCGGGCTTTCGCTGATCCACGGAGATCAGAGGCCTTTGTTAATACAATGGATCGGATAGAGCCCCTTGTTGTCAATATGAATGCCATGTCACTTGGTGTAACAAAGATGACTCAGGCCCTCAATCGAGAGGGACGAATGGAGCTAATGGCAGGAGGTTTGGCGGATTTGACCAACGAGCTCAAAGTAATTCTTCCCGATCTCACCAGAGAAGCACCTCAAATTGGAAAGCAATTGGGTCAGTTTGTGTCGAGCATGACTGTTCTGGCCAAAGAATTTGAGGTTCTTGCCCCGGCTCTTCGTGAGCTGGCGCCTGATCTTCCTCAAACAAGTCGGCGAGCAGTCGAAGCCTTAAATGAGGCTGTTGTTCTTTTGAAAGCCATGCAGAAATCCTTTTTTCTGCGTGGAAGTGTGAAAGAAGTCATCGAGGAGGAAAAGCAGAGGTCTCCCTCTTCAGATTCGGATTCAGATGTGAATTCCGGTTCCGGAAAGAAATAAATTTAATTCATTTCACTGCTCATTGATTGAGTTTCTATCGACATCAGATATGATACGAACCCAATGACGATTCAATTTTTCTTGCGATATTTATTTTCAAAGAGGGCAGGGGCGCTTATTAGGATCATTTCCTGGATATGTGTGTTTGGAATTGGTCTCGGGGTGATGTCCTTGATTGTCGTTTTGAGTGTTATGAATGGATTTAATGGAACGATACGAGATCGATTGCTCGCAGTGGATCCTCACTTGGTTGTTGGGTCGATTGTTTCCGAAAATAGAGATTCAACCGAGATTCGAAACTCCCTGGCTGAATTACAAAGTGAATTCGGGCAAATACGGAGCGTGGATACGGATTTGGTAGAAAGCCAAGATGTGATTTTGAAAACGCTCGATGGAACCTTTGGCGGTGCCATAGCCAAGGGGATGGATGTGGGCGACTTACAAAATATCCTTGTTAGCGTTCAGAAAGTGGGCCAAAGACACAAGGGTCACTATGGAGAAGAGATAGAAGTCAGAGATTCAGAAGAGGGTGTAGGAGGGGTTAAAGAACTTGCTCGTCTGGGCCCGAAGGAAGTCATTTTGGGGGCTGATTTGGCTCGCTCTCTTCGGATTCTTGAAGGAGATCAGATCATGGTGATACCTCCTGAATCTTTGTTGAAGCCGAAAGGAGAAGCTCTAGTTTATGAAACAGTCACTGTAAAGGCTCTTCTCAATTCGCGAGTGGCCGACATAGACAGCAAATTTATGTTTTATCACCTGGGACAGACTTTGGGACAATTCAAGAAGTCGGCGAGCAGAGAGATCAATCTTGAACTGCGTTTTAAAGATCCAGGCGATCATGTTCTTTATGAAGGTGACCTTCACAAGAGGGGATTTCGAACCTCCAATTGGATTGAGCGCAATGAGGCTCTTTTTTTCGCTCTAAAGATGGAGAAATTGGCGATGACAATATTTCTTGCTTTGAGCGCATTGATTACCTGCTTTTCTATCATTACCGTTTTGGTTCTCTTGTTGACTCAAAAGCGACGTGATCTGGGTATCCTGATGGCTATGGGATTGAGTCAGACGAGAACGAGATGGATATTTACGCGTGTTGGTATGATTTTAAGTTTGACCGGAATGCTGAGTGGACTGGGTTTGGGTCTTGGTTTGTGTTGGGTGTTGGACAAATACCCCATCGATCTATTGCCTGATATCTACTATGATTCATCGATTCCAGTGCTCGTCACACGAGAATTGGTTTACTTTGTCATATTTGTTTCGGTGATCGTGGCTTTTGTCAGTTCTTATTTTCCCGCTCGGGCCAATACGGTAAAATGGCCCGCATTAGCACTCAGACGTGGAACCAAATAACAGCTCTGAAACAACTTCTGGAGCACGTTATTGCCTTTAACGGAGACTCTTAAAAGTTGAGCTACTACCCTGGACATGCAAAAAAATCGCCACCCAACTCTTTTATATTGTCCCATTTAATGGGGGTATTCTGAAATTTTTCCGGACACTCTTTGTCCATGGAGCATACGATCTCCTTTTCAATATTTTTACTAGAGTCAGTGAAATCTAAAACAATGTATGGAATTTTAATCTTGCAGGATATTCTGTCAGGTCCACTCTTGCCCTTCGGTAAAAGTGCAGCAATATAACTCTCCTCTTCTATTCTTATTGATCCAATCCGTACACTATCAGCAAACTCGGACAAAACTTCTAGTGAGGGACAAGGATCCGACAGGTACCCCTTCAACTCTTGCAATTGGTCGCGGGAGGATTCACTTTGAAGCACCATCTCGATGGACTTCGAGATTTGGGAAGCGTCAATGCATACGTAGGCCTGACTGCAAAGGGAGCCAGCGGTAAAAAAAACCAATACAATTAATCGATTTAGATTTTGAGTCATGAATTTCTCCTTTTCGACCATTATATTAAAACATTTTAAACTAGCGACGCAGGACGTCCTAATACGCAATGCATTATTTAATGTCAAGCATTATATTTCGATCTGTCGTGGATGGTAGGGGGTCAACAGCGAACTTGGATTCAACAAATGCATACAAGGGATCAAATGCCAGCTCCTGTATAATTCCATTTTCGAAAGTCATAAATATAATTGGGCTCTGGGAAAAGTTTTGTGATGAGTAGAGCTGCTCTTTTTGAGGCGGATTTTTATCGGGAATTTCAAGCAATGTCTGAAATGATGGGATGCTTGCTGGATCCAAGCCAGGAGTGATGATTTGTCGATTTTCTATGTCTGCCAAGGCTTTTGCATTTTCGTAGCCCCCCGGCTTGAAAGATCCAAGGCTCGGTATTGGGCCAAACCCTGCAAGCAAGGCTTAGGGCTTCTAAACGGAGACTTCAAAATCTCTGAGCACTTTCGTTAGAGATGTCTTCTTGTCTGTTGATTCGGAACGTTGCCCTATTATCAATGCGGCAGGAACTCCAAATTGGCCAGCTGGAAATTCCTTCATGGTCGTTCCTGGAATGACAACAGAATTTTTGGGCACTCTTCCTTTGGTGATCTTTGGATTCTTTTCGGTCACGTCGATGATTTTCGTAGAGGCTGTGATAGTCACTCCCGCACCCAGAACGGCTCCCTCTTCAATGACAGCTCCTTCAACAATAATGCAGCGGCTGCCCACAAACACGTTATCCTCTATGATGACGGGATTAGCTTGGATCGGCTCCAAGACTCCGCCTATACCAACTCCACCAGAGAGGTGTACATTGGCTCCGATTTGTGCGCAGGAGCCAACCGTCGCCCAAGTATCTATCATCGTTCCTGGACCAACCCAGGCTCCGATATTCACGTAAGAGGGCATGAGTATGGCGCCAGGGCTGACAAAAGATCCCTTTCGAACGAGAGCATGAGGAACAACTCTGACGCCCTCAGTCCCCCGCCATTTTTTTAATGGTATCTTGTCCACAAAACTGAATTCGCCAAGTTCAATCAATTTCATTTTATTGATTTTAAAATACAGCAAAATGGCTTGCTTGAGCCACTGTTGAGTCACCCACTCAGAACCTTGTTTTGTGCAAATTCTCTGATCGCCCGAATCGAGGCCATCGATTGCATATTGGATCGCATCTACGACATCCTTTTCGATGTCCTCATTTGTTTTGATAGATCCCAATTCATCAAAGGCCAATTGAATGAGTTCTTTTGCATGTTCTGTTTGACTGTCCCTGTTCATGAAATAATTCCTTGTTAGCCGTCGAAGCGCATTGAAAAATGCCTTTCTAAAATTTTC from Bdellovibrionales bacterium harbors:
- a CDS encoding ATP-binding cassette domain-containing protein, giving the protein MEISKRIERISFDDLSFSFGSSHKPLFIGMDFEFQKGESYWIKGVPGSGKSTLLKLLVGLVQATAGDMTINGDGFRQMSFEEFLPYRKQIGYSFDLGGLISNCTLFDNLMLPLTYHHFMPPEEARSWVHQLAEEFEISPVLHLRPSRVSGSNKKATIVARSLVMKPRVLLLDDPTTGISGSRVSKLAEVIHDGRMNGQIDFVIFVSEDMPFVRKIATRTIEIKDQRIHQTEAVQSGFIIVEKKRVT
- a CDS encoding MCE family protein, encoding MIVKLTRYERMAGLFLVGAIVGSIAVTIGVAAKKGWFSRKIYYETNLDNAEGIHPGTMVQVSGLRAGEVSEVELLSNEQVMVKFRVLEKFSMRVRGDSRIQVVRPFLIGEKVLDLSVGSDESPEIHEGGRVPSRPSVDLMDLVSGKRMNEFLGGISGFVESFRILSRAFADPRRSEAFVNTMDRIEPLVVNMNAMSLGVTKMTQALNREGRMELMAGGLADLTNELKVILPDLTREAPQIGKQLGQFVSSMTVLAKEFEVLAPALRELAPDLPQTSRRAVEALNEAVVLLKAMQKSFFLRGSVKEVIEEEKQRSPSSDSDSDVNSGSGKK
- a CDS encoding ABC transporter permease; its protein translation is MTIQFFLRYLFSKRAGALIRIISWICVFGIGLGVMSLIVVLSVMNGFNGTIRDRLLAVDPHLVVGSIVSENRDSTEIRNSLAELQSEFGQIRSVDTDLVESQDVILKTLDGTFGGAIAKGMDVGDLQNILVSVQKVGQRHKGHYGEEIEVRDSEEGVGGVKELARLGPKEVILGADLARSLRILEGDQIMVIPPESLLKPKGEALVYETVTVKALLNSRVADIDSKFMFYHLGQTLGQFKKSASREINLELRFKDPGDHVLYEGDLHKRGFRTSNWIERNEALFFALKMEKLAMTIFLALSALITCFSIITVLVLLLTQKRRDLGILMAMGLSQTRTRWIFTRVGMILSLTGMLSGLGLGLGLCWVLDKYPIDLLPDIYYDSSIPVLVTRELVYFVIFVSVIVAFVSSYFPARANTVKWPALALRRGTK
- a CDS encoding 2,3,4,5-tetrahydropyridine-2,6-dicarboxylate N-succinyltransferase — encoded protein: MNRDSQTEHAKELIQLAFDELGSIKTNEDIEKDVVDAIQYAIDGLDSGDQRICTKQGSEWVTQQWLKQAILLYFKINKMKLIELGEFSFVDKIPLKKWRGTEGVRVVPHALVRKGSFVSPGAILMPSYVNIGAWVGPGTMIDTWATVGSCAQIGANVHLSGGVGIGGVLEPIQANPVIIEDNVFVGSRCIIVEGAVIEEGAVLGAGVTITASTKIIDVTEKNPKITKGRVPKNSVVIPGTTMKEFPAGQFGVPAALIIGQRSESTDKKTSLTKVLRDFEVSV